In Buchnera aphidicola (Aphis aurantii), one DNA window encodes the following:
- the aceE gene encoding pyruvate dehydrogenase (acetyl-transferring), homodimeric type — MSESLYDDVDPIETNDWVQSIESVIQTDGLERARFLIEKVLKQAKLNKSDFFKYFFTSDYINTINVEDEVEYPGNLILEKKIRSAIRWNAMIMVLRASKKNLELGGHLSSFQSSATIYEVCFNHFFRARSNYDGGDLVYFQGHISPGIYARAFLEGRLSEKQIDNFRQEVDGQGLSSYPHPKLMPNFWQFPTVSMGLGPLFSIYQAKFLKYLQNRELKNTSRQTVYAFLGDGEMDEPESKGAISIAVREKLDNLIFIINCNLQRLDGPVIGNGKIVNELESFFYGAGWKVIKVIWGGKWDDLLKKDKTGKLVQLMNETVDGDYQTFKSKDGAYVRKYFFGKYKETLELVKDMTDEEIWNLNRGGHDPKKMFNAIIQAKKTKEKPTVILAHTIKGYGMGVIAEGKNIAHQIKKININGMIYIRDRFKIPLSNEEVEKLSYIKFEKNSKEYFYMHNQRKKLGGYLPFRLSKFTKKLNLPSLIDFQSLLEAQPKHISTTIAFIRVLNLIFKNDSIKNLIVPIIADEARTFGMEGLFRKIGIYSPNGQNYIPQDREQLAYYKEEKKGQILQEGINELGAASSWLAAATSYSTNNFPMIPFYIYYSIFGFQRIGDLFWAAGDQQARGFLIGGTSGRTTLNGEGLQHEDGHSHIQSLTIPNCISYDPAFAYEVAVIIQDGLRRMYGPTQENIYYYITTINENYYMPAMPKGVEKGICKGIYKLKTVYSTGYKIQLIGSGAILRCICEAAEILANDYSITTDIYSVTSFTELARDGEECERWNMLHPNQTKKVAYIKKIMNSSPTVAATDYMKLFAEQVRHYIPSKEYYVLGTDGFGRSDSREKLRDHFEVSSNYIVLAALSLLVKLNNIKPQVMEDAIIKFNINADKINPRLA; from the coding sequence ATGTCAGAAAGTTTATATGATGACGTGGACCCAATTGAAACTAATGATTGGGTGCAATCAATTGAATCTGTTATTCAAACAGACGGTCTGGAAAGAGCTCGGTTTTTAATTGAAAAAGTTTTAAAGCAAGCTAAATTAAATAAATCAGATTTTTTTAAATATTTTTTTACAAGCGATTATATCAATACAATTAATGTAGAAGATGAAGTAGAATATCCTGGAAATTTAATTTTAGAGAAAAAAATCCGATCTGCTATTCGATGGAATGCTATGATAATGGTGTTACGTGCATCAAAAAAAAACTTAGAATTAGGAGGTCATTTATCTTCTTTTCAATCATCTGCAACCATATATGAAGTTTGTTTTAATCATTTCTTTCGAGCTCGAAGTAATTATGATGGAGGTGACTTAGTTTATTTTCAAGGCCATATTTCTCCTGGTATTTATGCTAGAGCATTTTTAGAAGGTCGTTTGTCTGAAAAACAAATTGATAATTTCAGACAAGAAGTTGATGGTCAAGGTTTATCTTCTTATCCGCATCCTAAATTAATGCCTAATTTTTGGCAATTTCCGACGGTATCTATGGGATTAGGCCCTCTTTTTTCTATTTATCAAGCGAAATTTTTAAAATATCTTCAAAATCGCGAGTTAAAAAATACTTCAAGACAAACAGTATATGCTTTTTTAGGTGACGGGGAAATGGATGAACCAGAATCTAAAGGAGCTATTTCTATTGCAGTTCGAGAGAAATTAGATAATTTAATTTTTATAATAAATTGCAACTTACAAAGATTAGATGGTCCGGTTATAGGAAACGGTAAAATTGTAAATGAATTAGAAAGTTTTTTTTATGGAGCAGGATGGAAAGTAATAAAAGTAATATGGGGGGGGAAATGGGACGATTTATTAAAAAAAGATAAAACTGGAAAGTTAGTTCAATTAATGAATGAAACAGTAGATGGTGATTATCAAACATTTAAATCAAAAGATGGAGCTTATGTTAGAAAATATTTTTTTGGAAAATATAAAGAAACATTAGAATTAGTTAAAGATATGACAGATGAAGAAATATGGAATTTAAATCGAGGAGGACATGATCCTAAAAAAATGTTTAATGCAATAATTCAGGCAAAAAAAACAAAGGAAAAACCTACAGTTATTTTAGCTCATACTATAAAGGGTTATGGTATGGGTGTGATTGCAGAAGGTAAAAATATTGCTCATCAAATAAAAAAAATAAATATCAATGGGATGATATATATTAGAGATCGATTTAAAATTCCTTTATCCAATGAAGAGGTTGAAAAATTATCTTATATTAAATTTGAAAAAAATTCTAAAGAATATTTTTATATGCATAATCAAAGAAAAAAATTAGGTGGTTATCTTCCATTTCGTTTATCTAAATTTACAAAAAAATTAAACCTTCCAAGTTTAATAGATTTTCAATCATTATTAGAAGCGCAGCCTAAACATATTTCTACTACTATTGCTTTCATTCGAGTTTTAAATTTAATTTTTAAAAATGATTCTATTAAAAATTTAATTGTACCGATCATTGCTGATGAAGCACGTACTTTTGGAATGGAAGGTTTATTTAGAAAAATTGGGATTTATAGTCCTAATGGACAAAATTATATTCCTCAAGATCGTGAACAATTAGCATATTATAAAGAAGAAAAAAAGGGACAAATATTACAAGAAGGAATTAATGAATTAGGAGCTGCATCATCTTGGCTTGCTGCAGCTACTTCTTATAGTACAAATAATTTTCCTATGATCCCGTTTTATATATATTATTCTATTTTTGGTTTTCAACGTATTGGTGATCTTTTTTGGGCGGCAGGAGATCAGCAAGCAAGAGGTTTTTTGATTGGTGGAACATCTGGTAGAACTACTTTAAATGGAGAAGGTTTACAACACGAGGATGGTCATAGTCATATACAGTCTTTGACTATTCCTAATTGCATTTCTTATGACCCTGCTTTTGCTTATGAAGTTGCGGTAATTATACAAGATGGATTAAGAAGAATGTACGGTCCTACTCAAGAAAATATATATTATTATATTACTACAATTAATGAAAATTATTATATGCCAGCCATGCCAAAAGGTGTTGAAAAAGGGATTTGCAAGGGAATTTATAAATTAAAAACAGTATATTCTACTGGATATAAAATACAATTAATAGGTTCTGGAGCTATTTTACGTTGCATATGCGAAGCTGCTGAAATTTTAGCTAATGATTATTCTATAACTACTGATATTTACAGTGTAACTTCTTTTACAGAATTAGCTAGAGATGGTGAAGAATGTGAAAGATGGAATATGTTACATCCAAATCAAACAAAAAAAGTTGCTTATATAAAAAAGATTATGAATTCATCTCCTACTGTTGCTGCAACTGATTATATGAAATTATTTGCGGAGCAAGTTCGACATTATATCCCTTCAAAAGAGTATTATGTGTTAGGTACAGATGGTTTTGGACGATCAGATAGTCGCGAAAAATTACGTGATCACTTTGAGGTTAGCTCAAATTATATTGTATTAGCTGCATTAAGTTTATTAGTAAAATTAAATAATATAAAACCACAGGTAATGGAAGATGCAATTATTAAATTTAATATCAATGCAGATAAAATTAATCCACGTTTAGCTTAA
- a CDS encoding 2-oxo acid dehydrogenase subunit E2, whose amino-acid sequence MHIEVKMPDVGLDQVEVIEILVKLNEEIQIEQGLITVEGEKSSMEIPSPISGIVKKINVKVGDKLTTDSIIMIFKTSNIDSQNLNKTDIIPKSEKSTIHIEKDVVHATPSVRRLARELKINLNNVSGSGRKNRILRNDVELCKTSLLNNSDKLKIEPFPINMLQRTVGKNLYNNWINIPHVTQFDEVNITALEDFRKSYNNTEYKKDTNYKNVTILVFVIKAVSHALLKFPIFNSSLSIDKKTILFKKYVNIGVAVDVENGLFVPVLKNVNKKNIMNLSIELISLSDKARKNQLDKLDMKDGCFTISNLGSIGGYWFTPIINSPEVAILGISKAVIKPIWNGIKFIPSLILPLSLSYDHRVINGAEAARFISFLKKLLSDIRFLVM is encoded by the coding sequence GTGCATATTGAAGTTAAAATGCCTGATGTTGGTTTAGATCAAGTAGAAGTAATAGAAATATTGGTTAAATTAAATGAGGAAATACAAATAGAACAAGGATTAATCACTGTAGAAGGTGAAAAATCTTCTATGGAAATCCCTTCTCCTATATCTGGAATCGTAAAAAAGATTAATGTAAAAGTTGGGGATAAATTAACTACTGATTCTATTATAATGATTTTTAAGACTAGTAATATTGATTCTCAAAATTTAAATAAAACAGATATTATTCCTAAATCTGAAAAATCAACTATTCATATTGAAAAAGACGTAGTTCATGCAACACCATCAGTACGACGATTAGCACGTGAATTAAAGATTAATTTAAATAATGTTTCGGGTTCTGGTCGAAAAAATCGAATTTTAAGAAACGATGTTGAACTATGTAAAACAAGTCTTTTAAACAATTCAGATAAATTAAAAATAGAGCCATTTCCCATAAATATGTTACAAAGAACTGTTGGTAAAAATTTATATAATAATTGGATCAATATACCTCATGTAACTCAGTTTGATGAGGTTAATATCACTGCATTAGAAGATTTTCGAAAAAGTTATAATAATACAGAGTATAAAAAAGATACGAATTATAAAAATGTTACTATATTAGTTTTTGTTATAAAAGCAGTATCACATGCATTGTTAAAATTTCCAATTTTTAATAGTTCTTTATCCATAGATAAAAAAACAATTCTTTTTAAAAAATACGTTAATATTGGTGTTGCTGTAGATGTTGAAAATGGTTTATTTGTTCCAGTATTAAAAAACGTTAATAAAAAAAACATTATGAATTTATCAATCGAATTAATATCACTTTCCGATAAAGCACGTAAAAATCAGCTAGATAAATTAGATATGAAAGATGGTTGTTTTACGATTTCAAATTTAGGAAGTATTGGGGGTTATTGGTTTACACCAATCATCAATTCTCCAGAAGTTGCAATTCTTGGAATTTCAAAAGCAGTTATTAAACCAATATGGAACGGTATAAAATTTATTCCATCCTTGATATTGCCTTTATCTTTATCTTATGATCATCGAGTGATTAATGGAGCGGAAGCAGCTCGTTTTATTTCTTTTCTTAAAAAATTATTATCTGACATACGTTTTTTAGTTATGTAA
- the lpdA gene encoding dihydrolipoyl dehydrogenase, whose product MRQNIEAEVLILGSGPAGYSAAFRCADLGLDTVLIERYSKLGGVCLNVGCIPSKALLHIAKVIKQANDLSEVGIFFNKPSIDLKKVQIWKTSIVNKLTHSLFNLSKKRNIRFIEGTAYFESDHNVIVENCKNEFNISFKNAVIATGSSSIQIPSFPIEDSRIWDSSDALEIKNIPDRFLIVGGGIIGLEMATIYSALGSIVDIVDRFNVFLPSVDSDISKVYMKSINKKFNVFLNTHITSLEAKDDGLIVSMAGENIKNNVCYNNVLVAIGRSPNTKNLGLDQIGIKLNKSGFIEINNQLRTNISNIYAIGDVTGFPMLAHKAIHESHIVAEVISGKNHYFEPKVIPSVAYTDPEIAWVGLNEKDAIKSKIDYETSIIPWNVSGRAHASNCTVGMTKLIFNKKNNQVIGGAIVGENAGELINEVTLAIEMGCDAEDLSLTIHAHPTLSESICLASEIFQGTATDLLNAKKSTVV is encoded by the coding sequence ATGCGTCAAAATATTGAAGCAGAAGTATTAATTTTAGGATCTGGACCTGCTGGTTATTCTGCAGCTTTTCGATGTGCTGATTTAGGTTTGGATACGGTTTTAATTGAACGTTATAGTAAATTAGGTGGTGTGTGCTTAAATGTAGGATGTATTCCTTCAAAAGCTTTACTACACATAGCAAAAGTAATAAAACAGGCAAACGATTTATCTGAAGTAGGTATTTTTTTTAATAAACCTTCTATTGATCTTAAGAAAGTGCAAATTTGGAAAACAAGTATTGTTAATAAGCTTACTCATAGTTTATTTAATCTCAGTAAAAAAAGAAATATCAGATTTATTGAAGGCACAGCTTATTTTGAAAGTGATCACAATGTTATTGTAGAAAATTGTAAGAATGAATTTAATATTTCTTTTAAAAATGCTGTTATTGCTACTGGTTCTAGTTCCATTCAAATACCTTCATTTCCTATAGAAGATAGTAGAATATGGGATTCTTCAGATGCTTTAGAAATAAAAAATATTCCTGATCGTTTTTTAATAGTAGGTGGTGGAATTATTGGTTTAGAAATGGCAACAATTTATAGTGCATTAGGCTCAATTGTTGATATAGTAGATCGTTTTAATGTTTTTCTTCCATCAGTTGATTCAGATATTTCCAAAGTATATATGAAGTCAATTAACAAAAAATTTAATGTTTTTTTAAATACTCATATTACATCCTTAGAAGCGAAAGACGATGGTTTGATTGTTTCTATGGCTGGTGAAAATATAAAAAATAATGTTTGTTATAATAACGTATTAGTAGCGATAGGAAGAAGCCCTAATACTAAAAATTTAGGATTAGATCAAATTGGCATAAAATTAAATAAATCGGGATTTATTGAAATAAACAATCAGTTAAGAACTAATATCTCTAATATTTACGCTATTGGTGATGTAACAGGTTTTCCTATGTTAGCGCATAAAGCTATTCATGAATCACATATTGTTGCAGAGGTAATTTCTGGAAAAAATCATTACTTTGAACCTAAAGTAATTCCTTCAGTCGCTTATACTGATCCTGAAATTGCTTGGGTTGGTTTGAATGAAAAAGATGCTATTAAATCTAAAATTGATTACGAAACTTCAATTATTCCTTGGAATGTATCTGGAAGAGCCCATGCTTCGAATTGCACGGTAGGCATGACAAAATTAATTTTTAATAAAAAAAATAATCAAGTGATCGGTGGAGCTATAGTAGGTGAGAATGCTGGTGAGTTAATCAATGAAGTGACTCTTGCAATTGAAATGGGTTGTGATGCAGAAGATCTCTCCCTTACTATCCATGCTCACCCTACGTTAAGCGAATCAATTTGCTTAGCCTCAGAAATTTTTCAAGGTACGGCAACAGATTTATTAAATGCAAAAAAAAGTACTGTTGTATAA
- the speD gene encoding adenosylmethionine decarboxylase, translated as MKLQKLKLYGFNNLTKSLSFCIYDICYANTNNSRNSYIAYIDEQYNAIRLTKILKKTCSIIGANVLNIFHQDYEPQGASVTILVCEEPITSDTLNIEKKNNNIISSSVLAHLDKSHICVHTYPESHPQSGICTFRADIEVSTCGIISPLNALNYLINQLESDIVTIEYRVRGFTRDINGIKHFIDHKINSIQNFMSNNIKSMYEMLDVNVHQENIFHTRMLLREFHLQNYLFNTSVKDLSKKERSYIVNLLWKEMREIYHGKNISI; from the coding sequence ATTAAATTGCAAAAACTAAAATTATACGGCTTTAATAATTTGACTAAAAGCCTAAGTTTTTGTATCTATGATATTTGTTATGCAAATACTAATAATTCAAGAAATAGCTATATCGCATATATTGATGAACAATATAATGCTATCCGATTGACAAAAATATTAAAAAAAACATGTTCAATTATTGGTGCTAATGTGTTAAATATATTTCATCAAGATTATGAGCCTCAAGGCGCTAGTGTGACTATATTAGTATGTGAAGAACCAATAACTTCAGATACATTAAATATTGAGAAAAAAAATAATAATATTATTTCATCTTCTGTTTTAGCTCATCTAGATAAAAGTCATATTTGCGTTCATACATATCCAGAAAGCCATCCTCAAAGTGGGATTTGTACCTTTAGAGCAGATATTGAAGTTTCAACTTGTGGAATAATATCTCCGCTTAACGCGCTAAATTACCTTATCAATCAACTAGAATCAGATATTGTTACAATTGAATATCGTGTAAGAGGATTCACCCGGGATATAAATGGGATAAAACATTTTATTGATCATAAAATCAATTCTATCCAAAACTTTATGTCTAATAATATTAAATCTATGTATGAAATGCTTGATGTAAATGTACATCAAGAAAACATCTTTCATACTAGAATGTTATTACGAGAATTTCATTTACAAAATTATTTATTTAATACCAGTGTAAAAGATTTATCAAAAAAAGAACGTTCTTATATTGTGAATTTATTATGGAAAGAAATGAGAGAGATATATCATGGTAAAAATATTTCAATTTAG
- the speE gene encoding polyamine aminopropyltransferase — translation MTNKKIWHEQLHCHLGQYFLIDKILYQEKNKYHDIKIFDNVVMGKVMTIDDIVQTTEKDEFIYHEMLSHVPIFSHGLIKDVLIIGGGDGGILREVCKHKNIDNITMVEIDINIVNLCKKYFPDHSNNAYEDPRLELIINDGLNFIKQTDKKFDLIISDSTDPVGPGKNLFISDFYLNCKKKLKKNGIFVAQNGVSFFQTKEIILTYENLKKYFFDANFYQASIPTYYGGTMMFAWGSDNIEFRLNNLKKLKSRIKKSKLSFNYYNPRIHIGSFYLPQYIINALNKS, via the coding sequence ATGACTAATAAAAAAATATGGCATGAACAACTTCATTGTCATCTTGGACAATATTTTTTAATTGATAAAATATTATATCAAGAAAAAAATAAATATCACGATATTAAAATATTTGATAATGTAGTTATGGGAAAAGTAATGACTATAGATGATATTGTGCAAACTACAGAAAAAGATGAATTTATATATCATGAAATGCTAAGTCATGTACCCATATTTTCTCATGGTCTAATAAAAGATGTATTGATCATAGGTGGAGGTGATGGAGGTATATTAAGAGAAGTATGTAAGCATAAAAATATTGATAATATTACGATGGTAGAAATTGATATTAATATTGTTAATTTATGTAAAAAATATTTTCCCGATCACAGCAACAACGCATATGAAGATCCTCGTTTAGAATTAATTATTAACGACGGATTAAATTTCATAAAACAAACAGATAAAAAATTTGATTTAATTATATCTGATTCTACAGATCCTGTAGGACCTGGAAAAAATTTATTTATTTCAGATTTTTATTTAAATTGCAAAAAGAAACTCAAAAAAAATGGAATTTTTGTAGCACAAAATGGAGTTTCTTTTTTTCAAACAAAAGAAATTATTTTAACTTATGAAAATTTAAAAAAATATTTTTTTGATGCCAATTTTTACCAAGCATCCATTCCTACTTATTACGGAGGAACAATGATGTTTGCATGGGGATCAGATAATATAGAATTTCGGTTAAATAATTTGAAAAAATTAAAATCTCGTATAAAGAAATCAAAATTATCTTTTAACTATTATAATCCTCGAATACATATAGGCAGTTTTTATTTACCTCAATATATTATTAATGCATTAAATAAAAGTTAA
- a CDS encoding 5'-methylthioadenosine/adenosylhomocysteine nucleosidase — protein MNIGVIGAIDQEIKVFKKIINYKKIKIIGKFQIYIGKLQKNNIFLIKSGIGKVSASIASMLLIHFFKPNIIINIGSAGGLHDKLKIGDIIIPNQLCYYDVNLTQFGYCIGQIPNYPIRFNINKKLYNILKETAIKFRFKFVTGLLVTGDSFVSGDDLINKVKFQFSSAIAVEMESAAIAQVCYQFHTPLIIIKSISDLSNKQAALNFKKNIFIASLQSSNLAKLILENAKFCKSIE, from the coding sequence ATAAATATTGGAGTTATTGGTGCCATAGATCAAGAAATAAAAGTATTTAAAAAAATCATCAATTATAAAAAAATAAAAATTATTGGAAAATTTCAAATTTATATAGGAAAACTACAAAAAAACAACATTTTTTTAATCAAATCAGGTATTGGTAAAGTATCAGCTAGCATTGCTTCTATGCTGCTTATCCATTTTTTCAAACCTAATATTATAATTAATATAGGTTCAGCAGGAGGGTTGCACGATAAACTAAAAATAGGAGATATTATTATTCCTAATCAATTATGTTACTATGACGTAAATTTAACACAATTCGGTTATTGTATAGGTCAAATACCAAATTATCCAATAAGATTTAATATAAATAAAAAATTATATAATATTCTTAAAGAAACTGCTATCAAATTTAGATTTAAATTTGTTACAGGATTACTTGTTACAGGAGATTCATTCGTTAGTGGAGATGATTTAATTAATAAAGTAAAATTTCAATTTTCTTCTGCAATTGCGGTAGAAATGGAGTCTGCAGCAATAGCACAAGTATGTTATCAATTTCATACTCCATTAATTATTATTAAATCAATATCTGATTTATCTAATAAACAAGCCGCATTAAATTTTAAAAAAAATATATTTATCGCATCACTACAATCTTCTAATTTAGCTAAATTAATACTAGAAAATGCAAAATTTTGTAAATCTATCGAATAA
- the erpA gene encoding iron-sulfur cluster insertion protein ErpA, with the protein MKNIINNHIKITKNAIKKIQNLILIKKNKNLKLRIYIIGGGCSGFQYQFNFDENVNKNDILIDKKDVFLIIDPISLQYLNGGEIDYIENLEGSKFIVNNPNAKNTCGCGSSFNI; encoded by the coding sequence GTGAAAAATATTATTAATAATCATATTAAAATAACAAAAAATGCCATTAAAAAAATACAAAATCTTATTCTAATTAAAAAAAATAAAAACTTAAAGTTAAGAATATATATTATTGGAGGAGGATGTAGTGGGTTTCAATATCAATTTAATTTTGATGAAAATGTAAATAAAAACGATATATTAATTGATAAAAAAGATGTTTTTTTAATTATTGATCCTATAAGTTTACAATATTTAAATGGTGGAGAAATAGATTATATAGAAAATTTAGAAGGATCAAAGTTTATTGTTAATAATCCAAATGCAAAAAATACATGTGGATGCGGGTCATCATTTAATATTTAA
- the ftsZ gene encoding cell division protein FtsZ encodes MFEPVELSNNAIIKVVGVGGGGGNAVEYMVRERIEGVEFFAINTDAQALRKIEVGQTIQIGNNITKGLGAGANPEIGRNSAEEDKELLKSALDGSDMVFIAAGMGGGTGTGAAPVVAEIAKELGILTVAVVTKPFNFEGKKRMIIADQGVVELSKYVDSLITIPNDKLLKVLSRGISLLDAFGAANNVLKGAVQGIAELITRPGLMNVDFADVRTVMLEMGYAMMGTGISSGENRAEEAAEIAISSPLLEDIDLSGARGVLVNITAGFDLKLDEFETVGNTIRSFASDNATVVIGTSLDPDMNDTLRVTVVATGIGMEKYSDVNQIKNKSSKETLLDYRYQYLNMSSSTLDKKHIKNDVHTKNEIKETENPKRKEPEYLDIPAFLRKRSD; translated from the coding sequence ATGTTTGAACCTGTAGAATTAAGTAATAATGCAATAATTAAAGTAGTCGGTGTTGGTGGAGGCGGTGGAAATGCGGTAGAATATATGGTAAGAGAACGTATTGAAGGCGTTGAATTTTTTGCCATTAATACTGACGCCCAAGCTTTGAGAAAGATAGAAGTGGGACAGACTATCCAAATAGGAAATAATATTACTAAAGGATTAGGTGCTGGTGCAAACCCAGAAATTGGACGAAATTCAGCAGAAGAAGATAAAGAATTACTAAAGTCAGCGTTAGACGGTTCAGATATGGTTTTTATAGCAGCCGGCATGGGAGGTGGAACAGGAACTGGGGCGGCTCCAGTTGTCGCAGAAATAGCAAAAGAACTAGGGATTTTAACTGTTGCTGTAGTAACTAAACCTTTTAATTTTGAAGGTAAAAAAAGAATGATTATCGCTGATCAAGGAGTGGTCGAACTATCAAAATATGTAGATTCTTTAATTACAATACCAAATGATAAATTACTGAAAGTACTTAGTCGGGGTATATCTTTATTAGATGCTTTTGGTGCGGCAAATAATGTTTTAAAAGGAGCAGTTCAAGGTATTGCTGAATTAATTACAAGACCCGGTCTTATGAATGTAGACTTCGCTGATGTTCGAACTGTCATGTTAGAAATGGGATATGCCATGATGGGAACAGGAATATCTTCTGGGGAAAATCGCGCAGAAGAAGCTGCAGAAATAGCAATATCTAGTCCCTTACTAGAAGATATAGATTTATCAGGAGCACGAGGTGTATTAGTTAATATTACGGCTGGTTTTGACTTAAAGTTAGATGAATTTGAAACTGTAGGAAATACTATTAGATCTTTTGCGTCAGATAATGCGACAGTTGTAATAGGAACCTCTTTAGATCCAGATATGAATGATACACTGCGAGTCACAGTCGTTGCAACCGGAATTGGTATGGAAAAATACTCAGACGTTAATCAAATTAAAAATAAATCTTCTAAAGAAACACTGTTAGATTATCGTTATCAGTATTTAAATATGTCATCTTCCACACTAGATAAAAAACATATAAAAAATGATGTACATACAAAAAACGAAATTAAAGAAACAGAAAACCCAAAACGCAAAGAACCAGAGTATTTAGATATCCCTGCATTTCTTCGGAAAAGATCTGATTAA
- the ftsA gene encoding cell division protein FtsA translates to MIISTNKKLVVGLEVGTNKVVTLVGEILIDSTIKIIGSGICKSKGIEKGRINNLDAVVSCIKESVYKAEIMANCNITSVYLSLSSKYIDCQNEIGIVPISEDEVTKEDIENVIHTAKSVKILNEHHILHVIPQEYSIDQQSGIKNPIGLSGTRMQVRVHLITCHQNIAKNIIKAVEKCNIKVDQVIFSGLASSKAVLTEEECKLGVCMIDMGGGTIDFTTYIDGFIEDSQVIPYAGNIVTKDISYAFRTSYSDSEIIKINYNSLLKAPKDSQSNIELSEKHQNLFKNLQSDTISDVIESRYSELLTLINNRILYIQNKLYKEGKKYQLSSGIVLTGGASNISLMHKYAEKIFQNKIRIAKPINISGLIENITEPNYSTVVGLLHYGKEFYLESENIKKESSFIEKWFKQINNWFKREF, encoded by the coding sequence ATGATTATATCAACAAATAAAAAATTGGTAGTCGGACTAGAAGTAGGAACTAATAAAGTAGTTACTTTGGTAGGTGAAATTTTAATAGATAGTACAATAAAAATAATTGGAAGTGGAATATGTAAATCAAAAGGAATAGAAAAAGGAAGAATCAATAATTTAGATGCAGTTGTGTCGTGTATAAAAGAATCTGTTTATAAAGCTGAAATTATGGCTAATTGTAATATTACTTCTGTATATTTATCCTTGTCTAGCAAATATATTGATTGTCAAAACGAAATTGGAATAGTACCCATTTCTGAAGACGAAGTTACCAAAGAAGATATAGAAAATGTAATACATACTGCCAAATCAGTTAAAATTCTTAATGAACATCACATACTACATGTTATTCCGCAAGAATATTCAATTGATCAACAATCCGGGATAAAAAATCCAATAGGTTTATCAGGAACGAGAATGCAAGTAAGAGTGCATTTAATTACATGCCATCAAAACATAGCTAAAAATATTATTAAAGCAGTAGAAAAATGTAATATTAAAGTTGACCAAGTAATTTTTTCCGGTCTTGCATCTAGTAAAGCAGTGTTAACCGAGGAAGAATGCAAATTAGGTGTTTGTATGATTGATATGGGAGGTGGAACAATAGATTTTACCACTTATATCGACGGATTTATAGAAGATAGTCAAGTTATTCCATATGCGGGAAATATTGTAACTAAAGATATTTCATACGCTTTTAGAACATCCTATTCTGATTCAGAAATCATCAAAATTAATTATAACTCTTTATTAAAAGCACCCAAAGATTCTCAAAGTAATATTGAGTTATCTGAAAAACATCAAAATTTATTTAAAAATTTACAATCAGATACAATATCAGACGTTATTGAATCCAGATACAGTGAGCTATTAACGTTGATTAATAATAGAATTCTTTATATACAAAATAAACTTTATAAAGAAGGAAAGAAATATCAATTATCAAGTGGTATAGTATTAACAGGAGGTGCTTCAAACATTTCATTAATGCATAAATATGCAGAAAAAATTTTTCAAAATAAAATTCGAATTGCTAAACCTATAAATATATCAGGATTAATAGAAAATATAACTGAACCAAATTATTCAACAGTAGTGGGATTATTACACTATGGAAAAGAATTTTACTTGGAATCTGAAAATATAAAAAAAGAAAGTTCTTTTATTGAAAAATGGTTTAAACAAATTAATAATTGGTTTAAAAGAGAATTTTAA